One Chroococcidiopsis sp. TS-821 genomic window carries:
- a CDS encoding DUF2103 domain-containing protein, whose amino-acid sequence MNNPASGRLVLNHSTHIPGLIPVLERLTKVEGIQTITPGVIGRVKGHIPRMQLRVSVPIRGGFKVIVRQGKTVQEVFILTTLSQDKLEGAIAIALNK is encoded by the coding sequence ATGAATAATCCCGCTAGTGGCAGATTGGTCTTAAACCACTCCACACACATTCCTGGTTTAATTCCTGTATTAGAACGCCTCACTAAAGTTGAAGGCATACAAACTATTACTCCAGGAGTGATTGGGCGGGTTAAAGGTCACATTCCCCGAATGCAACTGCGCGTTTCTGTTCCCATTCGGGGAGGCTTCAAAGTGATTGTTCGCCAAGGTAAGACTGTCCAAGAAGTATTTATCCTGACTACATTGAGCCAGGATAAACTTGAAGGTGCGATCGCGATCGCGTTGAATAAATAA
- the clpS gene encoding ATP-dependent Clp protease adapter ClpS encodes MTMRFATGVYAMAASPTVAPEKSSQVTPKLYPNYKIIVLNDDFNTFQHVAECLAKYIPGMTSDRAWELTNQIHYEGQAIVWVGPLEQAELYHQQLRRADLTMAPLEAA; translated from the coding sequence ATGACTATGAGATTTGCGACAGGTGTTTACGCGATGGCAGCCTCACCAACAGTAGCTCCTGAGAAATCGAGTCAAGTTACGCCAAAGCTGTATCCTAACTACAAAATCATCGTGTTGAATGATGATTTTAATACTTTCCAGCACGTAGCAGAGTGTCTGGCAAAATACATTCCTGGAATGACCAGCGATCGCGCGTGGGAACTTACGAACCAAATCCATTATGAAGGGCAGGCGATCGTGTGGGTAGGTCCCTTAGAACAAGCCGAACTTTATCACCAGCAGCTGCGACGTGCAGATTTAACAATGGCACCACTAGAGGCAGCATAA